From one Stigmatella aurantiaca genomic stretch:
- a CDS encoding carbohydrate ABC transporter permease has protein sequence MDKPTNNRAWLLVLPVLAVVAFSAVIPLMTVVNYSVQDILGPEQHIFVGTEWFRKVLRDPELHGALRRQLGFSLAVLAIELPLGIGLALALPMKGRSASVSLVVLALPLLIPWNVVGTIWQIFARGDIGLLGLIINALGLKYNYTADALDAWLTVLAMDVWHWTPLVALLCYSGLRAIPEAFYQAARIDGASAWATFRYIQLPRLRGVLTIAVLLRFMDSFMIYTEPFVLTGGGPGNSTTFLSQYLTRLAVGQFDLGPAAAFSLVYFLVVLLFSYIFYTAMTQQGQEKAS, from the coding sequence GTGGACAAACCCACGAACAACCGGGCCTGGCTGTTGGTGCTGCCCGTGCTGGCGGTGGTGGCCTTCAGCGCCGTCATCCCGTTGATGACGGTGGTGAACTACTCCGTGCAGGACATCCTGGGCCCCGAGCAGCACATCTTCGTGGGCACGGAGTGGTTCCGCAAAGTGCTCCGGGACCCCGAGCTGCACGGGGCCCTGCGGCGGCAGTTGGGCTTCTCCCTGGCGGTGCTGGCCATCGAGCTGCCGCTGGGCATCGGGCTGGCGCTGGCGCTGCCCATGAAGGGGCGGAGCGCCTCGGTGAGCCTGGTGGTGCTGGCGCTGCCGCTGCTCATCCCCTGGAACGTGGTGGGCACCATCTGGCAGATCTTCGCCCGGGGTGACATCGGCCTGCTGGGCCTGATCATCAATGCCCTGGGGCTGAAGTACAACTACACGGCGGACGCGCTGGATGCGTGGCTCACGGTGCTGGCCATGGACGTGTGGCACTGGACGCCGCTGGTGGCGCTGCTGTGCTACTCGGGCCTGCGCGCCATCCCCGAGGCCTTCTACCAGGCGGCCCGCATCGACGGGGCGTCGGCGTGGGCCACGTTCCGCTACATCCAGCTTCCGCGCCTGCGCGGGGTGCTCACCATCGCGGTGCTGCTGCGCTTCATGGACAGCTTCATGATCTACACCGAGCCCTTCGTCCTCACGGGCGGCGGCCCGGGCAACTCCACCACCTTCCTGAGCCAGTACCTCACGCGGCTGGCGGTGGGGCAGTTCGACCTGGGGCCCGCGGCGGCCTTCTCGCTCGTCTACTTCCTGGTGGTGCTGTTGTTCAGCTACATCTTCTATACGGCGATGACCCAGCAGGGGCAGGAGAAGGCCTCGTGA
- a CDS encoding DUF2160 domain-containing protein, with translation MAWTLETALFFGVIAALLLAYTVWGLVSPSVPRRGFLPMPTGRGDRLFLGLMGSAWINLAWLGLTEAPQGIAVGLSLLFMLVIGRWG, from the coding sequence ATGGCGTGGACCTTGGAAACGGCCCTGTTCTTCGGGGTCATCGCCGCATTGCTGCTGGCCTATACCGTCTGGGGACTGGTGTCGCCGTCGGTGCCCCGGAGGGGCTTTCTGCCCATGCCCACGGGCCGGGGAGACCGGCTCTTCCTGGGGCTGATGGGCAGCGCGTGGATCAACCTTGCCTGGCTCGGGCTGACGGAGGCCCCTCAGGGGATCGCCGTGGGCCTTTCACTGCTGTTCATGCTCGTCATCGGAAGATGGGGGTAG
- a CDS encoding CHAT domain-containing tetratricopeptide repeat protein, translating into MHQVFGWVMAVILCCSAEGRANEGQPDARLMEAQADFDEATKLHDAGKYAEALARSEHALTLREAVLGKRHTDVAQSLNNLASLYYEQGLYEQAEPLCQRALTIWETALGKSHPDVALALTNLARIYYRQGLYGRAEPLFQRALIIREATLGESHPVVAQSLSNLATLYKTQGLYGHAEPLYQRALAIQEIALGKSHSDIASSLNNLANLYAGQGLYGRAEPLYKRALAIWEAVLGKSHPAVALALTNLATVYSDQGLYGRAESLHQRGLAIRKVTLSKSHPSVADSLNNLANVYWKQGMYGRAEIFYRRALAIQEAALGKSHPDVANSLHNLANLYRARGFYGRAEPLYQRAWVIREVALGNNHPKVVESLNDLGQLWLAQHRLSEALPLFTQAFSISEQRLRHEALDFSETRLASFLTHLRADEQRLYALLRAHPENARVRHLALSAVLLHKGRSVAETASISRTLYRSLGPEDRDTFERLRSLRTQRAALSFSGPGVLTPESYQQRLHSLAEEGDALEANLAKRSAPLRSLTALPSPAGIVDRVASALPKDGALVEFIAYQDHPLVYKPGTPQAKVASQMRYLALVLFPDASTRAVDLGPAPPIDRAASRLHDALAESEASFQSASQALYRRAFQPLLPLLGTTRRLYLSPDGQLGLVPFYAFHDGQGFLLDSFDFTHFTSGRELLREPQDSAPPSSVFVLADPSFTSFPASVSAGALPAPGAPPLSGSLERFVSTLPQDLLRDAWVPLPGSRLEAQGIQRLLPQAQLFLGSEATKQRLLQLPTPGILHLATHGFFLDKAPSAPGSRGLAAIDALDGAPSPQQEPLLNSGLVLAGAHPTASEFAASSPEATLVTALELAGLNLWGTQLVVLSACDTGRGQVLLGQGVYGLRHAFVAAGAETVLVSLWKVNDDSTRLLMDLYYRNLLAGQGRSSALRTAMISLRASHPHPHAWAPFIALGSDEPLRAILPSVPQMPEPKPRAPKKSQD; encoded by the coding sequence ATGCATCAGGTTTTCGGCTGGGTGATGGCAGTCATTCTTTGCTGTTCGGCGGAAGGGAGAGCCAATGAGGGACAACCAGATGCGCGGCTGATGGAGGCGCAAGCGGATTTTGACGAGGCGACGAAACTCCATGATGCAGGCAAGTATGCCGAAGCCCTTGCACGGTCCGAGCATGCGCTCACACTCAGAGAGGCCGTCCTCGGCAAGCGCCATACCGACGTCGCACAATCGCTCAACAACCTCGCCAGCCTCTACTATGAGCAGGGGTTGTACGAGCAAGCTGAGCCCCTCTGCCAGCGAGCGCTTACCATCTGGGAGACAGCCTTGGGCAAGAGTCACCCCGACGTCGCCCTGGCACTCACCAACCTCGCCAGAATCTACTATCGACAGGGACTGTACGGCCGGGCCGAGCCCCTTTTTCAGCGCGCACTCATCATCCGGGAGGCAACTCTCGGCGAGAGCCACCCCGTTGTCGCGCAATCACTCAGCAACCTTGCTACCCTTTACAAGACCCAAGGGTTGTACGGCCATGCCGAGCCCCTGTACCAGCGTGCGCTGGCGATCCAGGAGATTGCCCTCGGAAAGAGTCACTCCGACATCGCCTCTTCGCTCAACAACCTCGCCAATCTCTATGCAGGCCAGGGATTGTACGGCCGGGCCGAGCCCCTCTACAAGCGCGCGCTGGCCATTTGGGAAGCCGTTCTGGGCAAGAGTCACCCAGCTGTCGCCTTAGCGCTTACCAACCTCGCCACTGTTTATTCAGACCAGGGATTGTATGGCCGGGCCGAGTCTCTCCACCAACGCGGGCTGGCCATCCGAAAGGTCACGCTCAGTAAGAGCCACCCCAGCGTCGCCGATTCGCTTAACAACTTGGCCAACGTTTACTGGAAGCAGGGGATGTATGGCCGGGCCGAAATCTTTTACCGGCGTGCCCTCGCCATTCAGGAGGCTGCCCTCGGCAAGAGCCACCCCGACGTCGCCAATTCGCTTCATAACCTCGCAAACCTTTACCGGGCGCGGGGCTTCTACGGCAGGGCGGAGCCCCTTTATCAGCGCGCGTGGGTCATCCGGGAGGTGGCGCTTGGCAATAACCACCCCAAGGTCGTTGAATCGCTCAATGACCTCGGCCAACTCTGGCTGGCCCAGCACCGCCTCTCCGAGGCTTTGCCCCTCTTTACTCAAGCTTTCTCCATTTCCGAGCAGCGCCTGCGTCACGAGGCGCTCGATTTCTCCGAAACCCGCCTTGCCAGCTTCCTCACCCATCTGCGGGCCGATGAACAGAGACTCTATGCTTTGCTGCGCGCGCACCCAGAAAACGCCCGGGTGCGACACTTAGCCCTCAGTGCCGTGCTTCTGCACAAGGGCCGCTCCGTCGCGGAAACAGCGAGCATCTCCCGTACTCTCTACCGCAGCCTGGGCCCCGAGGACCGCGACACATTCGAGCGGCTTCGGAGCCTGCGCACCCAACGCGCCGCCCTTTCCTTCTCGGGCCCTGGCGTGCTCACCCCGGAATCCTACCAACAGCGCCTCCACTCCCTGGCGGAGGAGGGTGATGCGCTCGAAGCGAATCTGGCCAAACGCTCCGCTCCTTTGCGTTCACTGACCGCTCTGCCTTCACCGGCTGGCATTGTCGACCGTGTTGCCTCCGCTCTTCCCAAGGACGGCGCGCTGGTCGAGTTCATCGCCTACCAAGACCACCCTCTCGTGTACAAACCCGGGACGCCGCAGGCGAAGGTGGCCAGCCAGATGCGCTACTTGGCGCTGGTGCTCTTCCCCGATGCCTCCACCCGCGCCGTGGATCTAGGCCCCGCCCCGCCCATCGATCGCGCTGCTTCGCGCCTGCATGACGCCCTGGCCGAGAGCGAAGCCTCGTTCCAATCCGCCTCGCAAGCACTCTACCGGCGAGCCTTCCAGCCCCTGTTACCGCTGCTTGGCACCACTCGCCGCCTCTACCTGTCTCCCGACGGCCAATTGGGCCTCGTCCCTTTCTACGCCTTTCACGACGGCCAGGGCTTCCTCCTGGACTCCTTCGACTTCACCCATTTCACCTCGGGCCGCGAATTGCTGCGAGAGCCCCAGGACAGCGCGCCCCCCTCCTCCGTCTTCGTCCTCGCTGACCCAAGCTTCACCTCCTTCCCTGCCTCCGTTTCTGCCGGTGCTTTGCCTGCTCCCGGTGCTCCCCCTCTCTCCGGCTCCCTGGAGCGTTTTGTCTCTACCCTGCCCCAGGATTTGCTCAGAGACGCGTGGGTGCCCCTGCCGGGCTCGCGTCTGGAGGCTCAAGGCATTCAGCGCCTGTTGCCCCAGGCTCAGCTGTTCCTGGGCTCCGAGGCCACCAAGCAGCGGCTGTTGCAGCTTCCCACCCCAGGCATTCTCCATCTGGCCACCCATGGATTCTTCCTGGACAAGGCCCCCTCCGCACCGGGCTCCCGGGGCCTGGCTGCCATTGACGCCCTGGACGGTGCTCCTTCACCCCAGCAGGAGCCGCTGCTCAACTCGGGCCTCGTCCTGGCGGGTGCTCACCCCACAGCCTCTGAGTTCGCTGCGTCCAGTCCCGAGGCCACCCTGGTCACTGCGCTGGAACTGGCCGGGCTCAACCTGTGGGGAACCCAGCTGGTCGTCCTGTCGGCCTGCGACACCGGCCGGGGCCAGGTCCTCCTGGGCCAGGGCGTCTACGGCCTGCGCCACGCCTTTGTGGCAGCGGGAGCCGAAACCGTGCTCGTGAGCCTCTGGAAGGTGAACGACGACTCCACGCGCCTGCTCATGGACCTCTACTACCGCAACCTCTTAGCCGGGCAGGGCCGCTCCTCCGCCCTTCGCACGGCCATGATCTCGCTGCGCGCCTCGCATCCTCATCCCCATGCCTGGGCCCCGTTCATCGCCCTGGGCAGCGATGAGCCCCTGCGCGCCATTCTCCCTTCCGTCCCTCAGATGCCGGAACCCAAGCCAAGAGCTCCTAAAAAAAGTCAGGATTGA
- a CDS encoding LLM class flavin-dependent oxidoreductase — protein sequence MRLDIFSEMQQPKALWRDADHEHRLIQETLAQARLADELGYGVWWQVEHHAATEFSYSSAPECMLTAIAMSTKRLHVGHSSVLAPARFNHPIRIAERAAFIDHLSEGRFQLGLARSTVPEWRTFNIDPESTRGQMQQAFEMIPKMWGPEPFSWDSKDFQIRNIHVVPKPYRKPHPALWQACSSPASFEQAGRNGVGALGVTLWASLEEVAEMIHLYREALRKHCKPVGEFVNDQVAFFTFVHCADSEQEAMENGAAKAAAWYTNGSLTFFEAKEHFIRSAAELDALAKDPAGGGLAGQYSRKKDPNAPQSRAQRLLGRVVQGEEVPDGELWEVLSEQESLIVGSKDQVRARLKRYEALGIDALMSFHQVGALAHEKVMKSIRLTGELIPEFSAPRAP from the coding sequence ATGAGACTCGATATCTTCTCGGAGATGCAGCAACCGAAGGCGCTGTGGCGCGATGCGGACCACGAGCACCGCCTGATTCAGGAGACGCTTGCTCAGGCCCGCCTGGCGGATGAGCTGGGGTACGGCGTCTGGTGGCAGGTGGAGCACCACGCGGCCACGGAGTTCAGCTACAGCTCAGCGCCAGAGTGCATGCTCACGGCGATCGCCATGAGCACGAAGCGGCTGCACGTGGGCCACTCGTCCGTCCTGGCGCCCGCACGGTTCAATCACCCCATCCGCATCGCCGAACGGGCGGCCTTCATCGATCACCTGAGCGAGGGCCGCTTCCAGCTGGGCCTCGCCCGAAGCACCGTCCCCGAATGGCGCACCTTCAACATCGACCCCGAGTCCACCCGGGGGCAGATGCAGCAGGCCTTCGAGATGATCCCCAAGATGTGGGGCCCCGAGCCCTTCTCCTGGGACAGCAAGGACTTCCAGATCCGGAACATCCACGTCGTTCCGAAGCCGTACCGCAAGCCGCACCCCGCGCTGTGGCAGGCCTGTTCCAGCCCTGCTTCGTTCGAGCAGGCGGGGCGCAACGGGGTGGGGGCGCTCGGCGTGACGTTGTGGGCCTCCTTGGAGGAGGTGGCGGAGATGATCCACCTCTACCGGGAAGCCCTCCGCAAGCACTGCAAGCCGGTTGGCGAGTTCGTGAATGATCAGGTGGCCTTCTTCACCTTCGTGCATTGCGCGGACAGCGAGCAGGAGGCGATGGAGAACGGGGCCGCGAAGGCGGCGGCCTGGTACACCAACGGCTCACTGACCTTCTTCGAGGCGAAGGAGCACTTCATCCGGTCCGCCGCCGAACTGGATGCGCTGGCGAAGGATCCCGCGGGAGGAGGGCTGGCTGGCCAATACTCGCGAAAGAAGGATCCGAACGCGCCGCAGTCACGGGCGCAACGGCTCCTGGGCCGGGTGGTGCAGGGCGAGGAGGTGCCGGACGGGGAACTGTGGGAGGTGCTGAGCGAGCAGGAGTCCTTGATCGTCGGCTCGAAGGACCAGGTGCGCGCTCGGCTGAAGCGCTATGAGGCGCTTGGCATCGATGCACTCATGTCCTTCCACCAGGTCGGTGCCCTGGCGCACGAGAAGGTCATGAAGAGCATCCGCCTCACGGGAGAACTGATTCCAGAGTTCAGCGCCCCCCGCGCGCCCTAA
- a CDS encoding ABC transporter substrate-binding protein encodes MKTILRSAVAVAVAVSFSGCKKESKEEAPKPGATQQPAAAAPEDTAALEKAAEKWVDQEFTPSTLSREQQLEELKWFREAAKAYRGQTINVVSETIDTHVYEAKTMAKAFEEITGIKVKHDLIQEGDVIEKLQTQMQSGRSIYDMYVNDSDLIGTHMRYGQVVPLSDFMTGEGKDVTLPTLDVDDFMGKSFVTGPDGKMYQLPDQQFANLYWFRHDWFNKPDLQARFKKKYGYDLGVPVNWSAYEDIAEFFTNDVKEIDGVRVYGHMDYGKKDPSLGWRFTDAWLSMAGVGDKGLPNGKPVDEWGIRVEGCHPAGASVSRGGETNGPAAVYALTKYMDWLKKYAPPEASGMTFSEAGPVPGQGHVAQQIFWYTGFTAPLMKPGLPVVNADGSPKWRMAPSPHGPYWEEGMKLGYQDTGSWTMLASTPLERRKMAWLYAQFTVAKTTSLKKFLVGLTPIRDSDVRSEHAKKVADKLGGLVEFYTSPARDAWTPTGTNVPDYPKLAQLWWQNVSLAVTGEQTPQGAMDKLAKEMDDVLARLERAGMKNCPPKLNPEKDPKEWLSTGKAPHQKLANEKPKGETVPYEQLLQAWKEGRVK; translated from the coding sequence TTGAAGACCATACTGAGAAGCGCCGTGGCCGTCGCCGTCGCCGTCTCCTTCAGCGGCTGTAAGAAGGAGTCCAAGGAAGAGGCCCCGAAGCCGGGGGCCACGCAACAACCCGCCGCTGCGGCACCGGAGGACACCGCCGCGCTGGAGAAGGCCGCCGAGAAGTGGGTGGACCAGGAGTTCACGCCCTCCACGCTCTCGCGCGAGCAGCAGCTGGAGGAGCTGAAGTGGTTCCGGGAGGCCGCCAAGGCCTACCGGGGACAGACCATCAACGTGGTCTCGGAGACGATCGACACCCACGTCTACGAAGCCAAGACGATGGCCAAGGCCTTCGAGGAGATCACCGGCATCAAGGTGAAGCACGACCTCATCCAGGAAGGCGACGTCATCGAGAAGCTGCAGACCCAGATGCAGTCGGGCCGCAGCATCTACGACATGTACGTGAACGACAGTGACTTGATCGGCACGCACATGCGCTACGGCCAGGTGGTGCCCCTGTCGGACTTCATGACGGGCGAGGGCAAGGACGTGACGTTGCCCACGCTGGACGTGGACGACTTCATGGGCAAGAGCTTCGTCACGGGGCCGGACGGCAAGATGTACCAGCTGCCGGACCAGCAGTTCGCCAACCTGTACTGGTTCCGGCACGACTGGTTCAACAAGCCGGACCTCCAGGCGCGCTTCAAGAAGAAGTACGGGTACGACCTGGGCGTGCCGGTGAACTGGTCCGCGTACGAGGACATCGCCGAGTTCTTCACCAACGACGTGAAGGAGATCGACGGGGTCCGCGTGTACGGCCACATGGACTACGGCAAGAAGGACCCGTCGCTGGGGTGGCGCTTCACGGACGCGTGGCTGTCCATGGCGGGCGTGGGCGACAAGGGGCTGCCCAACGGCAAGCCGGTGGACGAGTGGGGCATCCGCGTGGAGGGCTGCCACCCGGCGGGCGCCTCGGTGTCGCGCGGCGGCGAGACGAACGGCCCGGCGGCGGTGTACGCGCTGACGAAGTACATGGACTGGCTGAAGAAGTACGCGCCGCCGGAGGCCTCGGGCATGACGTTCTCCGAGGCGGGACCGGTGCCGGGCCAGGGCCACGTGGCGCAGCAGATCTTCTGGTACACGGGCTTCACCGCGCCGCTGATGAAGCCGGGGCTGCCGGTGGTGAACGCGGATGGCTCGCCGAAGTGGCGCATGGCGCCCTCGCCGCACGGTCCGTACTGGGAAGAGGGGATGAAGCTGGGCTACCAGGACACGGGCTCGTGGACGATGCTGGCGAGCACCCCGCTGGAGCGGCGCAAGATGGCGTGGCTCTACGCGCAGTTCACGGTGGCGAAGACCACCTCGCTGAAGAAGTTCCTGGTGGGCCTGACGCCGATCCGCGACTCGGACGTGCGCTCCGAGCACGCGAAGAAGGTGGCGGACAAGCTGGGCGGCCTGGTGGAGTTCTACACGAGCCCGGCGCGGGACGCGTGGACGCCGACGGGCACGAACGTGCCGGACTACCCGAAGCTGGCGCAGCTCTGGTGGCAGAACGTGAGCCTGGCGGTGACGGGCGAGCAGACGCCGCAGGGGGCGATGGACAAGCTGGCCAAGGAGATGGACGACGTGCTGGCGCGGCTGGAGCGGGCGGGCATGAAGAACTGCCCCCCGAAGCTCAACCCGGAGAAGGACCCGAAGGAGTGGCTGTCCACGGGCAAGGCGCCGCACCAGAAGCTGGCCAACGAGAAGCCGAAGGGCGAGACGGTGCCCTACGAGCAGCTGCTCCAGGCCTGGAAAGAGGGCCGGGTGAAGTAG
- a CDS encoding carbohydrate ABC transporter permease, with translation MKPSRLIAPLYLLLSLVPIYWLVSMSLKTNEEILGPFSLFPQAPTLANYLVIFTEPDWRQGYINSLTYVGINTVLSVVLALPAAYAFSRYRFLGDTHLFFWLLTNRMAPPAVFLLPFFQLYSSIGLFDTPWAVALAHMLFTVPLAVWILEGFMSGVPREIDETAYIDGYSFPRFFLRIFLPLIRSGVGVTAFFCFMFSWVELLLARTLTSVDTKPIAATMTRTVSAAGMDWGVLAAAGVLTLVPGAVVIYFVRNYIAKGFALGRV, from the coding sequence GTGAAGCCCTCGCGCCTCATCGCCCCGCTGTACCTGCTGCTGAGCCTGGTGCCCATCTACTGGCTCGTGAGCATGTCGCTGAAGACGAACGAGGAGATTCTGGGCCCGTTCTCGCTCTTCCCCCAGGCGCCCACGCTGGCCAACTACCTGGTCATCTTCACGGAGCCGGACTGGCGCCAGGGCTACATCAACTCGCTCACCTACGTGGGCATCAACACGGTGCTCTCGGTGGTGCTGGCGCTGCCCGCGGCGTACGCCTTCTCGCGCTACCGGTTCCTGGGCGACACGCACCTGTTCTTCTGGCTGCTGACCAACCGCATGGCCCCCCCGGCCGTGTTCCTGCTGCCCTTCTTCCAGCTCTACTCGAGCATCGGCCTGTTCGACACGCCGTGGGCGGTGGCGCTCGCGCACATGCTCTTCACCGTGCCGCTGGCGGTGTGGATCCTGGAGGGCTTCATGTCCGGTGTGCCGCGGGAGATTGACGAGACGGCCTACATCGACGGCTACAGCTTCCCGCGCTTCTTCCTGCGCATCTTCCTGCCGCTCATCCGGTCGGGCGTGGGCGTGACGGCGTTCTTCTGCTTCATGTTCAGCTGGGTGGAGCTGCTGCTGGCGCGCACGTTGACGTCGGTGGACACCAAGCCCATCGCCGCCACGATGACGCGCACGGTGAGCGCGGCGGGCATGGACTGGGGCGTGCTCGCCGCCGCCGGCGTCCTCACGCTGGTGCCGGGCGCGGTGGTCATCTACTTCGTGCGCAACTACATCGCCAAGGGCTTCGCCCTGGGAAGGGTCTGA
- a CDS encoding ankyrin repeat domain-containing protein, which yields MPRPPTPKKPDVSALMKKADRLLDEMPPQLDEAIPLLREVVAADPDHLLALHSLNWAWEPTRRAEPHRWEREVKSEHWRVRDRVLELTQGTKPGGELTTAQKARSLALSQWAEDLVRRKPTASQLDQAETALEEAEGLRELVDHACARRGLEAWRALRRGPPEQGYRKLLSLVKESPCMRADEVASDGDRIAFQGLEGAFSDEGFHSWLRKQPPAPRPPAREAKALDDGLLLAAGLDAAPFFGPGFEGDSRTGRVLALVALGASLEAQDKHKRRALHLAARVDDPSLVKELLRLGASPDATDAAKATPLHAAAEHGSASCIALLAKGGVPVDALDQAGRTALFDARRADVARALIDAGANPNAGKGWTPLHQHARVKERGPVIEVLLQAGADAARKNAAGQTPVKEALEHGNPHLAQLMGARAPTGKKGMVDVQPMLEALALRRKAVLKAWYYEDKDVDAVEQVLQRLALEGATSWDALAGAVQGLPPWTAMALVELARDALPAEAKTPRLTRLPRLVRGNLVVKGDVHVNGPLLVTGNLTVDGVLRNAGPEGLLVVGGSLRARGLDTDAEVLVGQDLEAQVVWGHGNDTSLRAGGVLKAKAVIADGHDVRAKMKAMHHFAVDDFDASDASLQQVFVPKAFALARLDRERLFHVLRKTGNALRARGGR from the coding sequence ATGCCGCGTCCCCCCACGCCCAAGAAGCCCGATGTCTCCGCGTTGATGAAGAAGGCGGACCGGTTGCTCGATGAGATGCCGCCCCAACTGGACGAGGCCATCCCGCTGCTGCGCGAAGTGGTGGCGGCAGATCCGGACCACCTGCTGGCGCTGCACTCGCTCAACTGGGCGTGGGAGCCCACGCGGCGCGCGGAGCCCCATCGCTGGGAGCGCGAGGTCAAGTCCGAGCACTGGCGGGTTCGCGACCGCGTCCTCGAGTTGACCCAGGGCACAAAGCCCGGCGGAGAACTGACGACCGCCCAGAAAGCTCGCTCGCTGGCCCTGAGCCAATGGGCCGAGGATCTGGTGCGGCGAAAGCCAACGGCGAGCCAGCTCGATCAGGCGGAGACCGCGCTGGAAGAGGCCGAAGGCCTGCGTGAACTCGTGGACCACGCGTGCGCGCGTCGCGGGCTCGAAGCGTGGAGAGCGCTGCGGCGCGGCCCGCCGGAGCAGGGCTACCGCAAACTGCTCTCCCTGGTGAAGGAGTCTCCCTGCATGCGCGCCGACGAGGTGGCGAGCGATGGCGACCGGATCGCTTTCCAAGGACTGGAGGGCGCTTTCTCCGACGAAGGCTTCCACTCCTGGCTCCGGAAGCAGCCGCCCGCGCCGCGTCCCCCGGCGAGGGAGGCCAAGGCCCTGGACGACGGACTCCTGCTGGCGGCGGGGCTCGACGCGGCCCCCTTCTTCGGCCCTGGTTTCGAGGGCGACAGCCGGACCGGCCGGGTGCTGGCCCTGGTCGCGCTGGGGGCCAGCCTGGAGGCCCAGGACAAACACAAGCGCCGGGCCCTCCATCTGGCCGCGAGGGTGGATGACCCATCGCTGGTGAAGGAACTGCTTCGTCTGGGGGCCTCTCCTGACGCAACCGACGCGGCGAAGGCGACGCCCCTGCATGCCGCGGCTGAACACGGCAGTGCCTCCTGCATCGCCCTGCTGGCCAAGGGTGGCGTTCCCGTGGATGCCCTCGACCAAGCAGGGCGCACGGCGCTCTTCGATGCGCGGCGGGCCGATGTGGCCCGGGCGCTCATCGACGCGGGGGCCAACCCCAATGCGGGCAAGGGCTGGACGCCCCTGCACCAACACGCACGCGTCAAGGAACGAGGGCCCGTCATCGAGGTCCTGCTCCAAGCCGGGGCAGATGCGGCTCGCAAGAACGCGGCGGGCCAGACGCCCGTGAAGGAAGCGCTGGAGCACGGCAATCCGCACCTCGCCCAGCTCATGGGCGCCAGGGCGCCTACGGGCAAGAAGGGCATGGTCGACGTACAGCCCATGCTGGAGGCGCTGGCCCTCCGGCGCAAGGCGGTGCTCAAGGCCTGGTACTACGAGGACAAGGACGTGGACGCCGTCGAGCAGGTCCTGCAACGGCTCGCGTTGGAAGGCGCCACGTCCTGGGACGCGCTCGCGGGAGCGGTACAAGGCCTGCCTCCCTGGACGGCCATGGCCCTGGTGGAGCTCGCGCGGGACGCGCTACCGGCTGAGGCGAAGACGCCTCGCCTCACCAGGCTCCCGCGCCTCGTGCGAGGGAACCTGGTGGTGAAAGGTGACGTGCACGTGAATGGGCCCTTGCTCGTAACTGGAAACCTCACGGTGGATGGCGTGCTGCGCAACGCGGGCCCTGAAGGGTTGCTCGTGGTGGGCGGCTCGCTTCGCGCCAGAGGCCTGGACACGGATGCAGAGGTGCTCGTGGGCCAGGACCTGGAGGCCCAGGTGGTCTGGGGTCACGGCAACGACACCTCGCTCCGGGCCGGCGGTGTGCTGAAGGCCAAGGCGGTCATCGCGGACGGTCACGACGTGCGGGCGAAGATGAAGGCCATGCATCACTTCGCCGTGGATGACTTCGACGCCTCGGACGCGTCACTCCAACAGGTCTTCGTGCCGAAGGCCTTCGCCCTGGCGCGGCTGGACCGCGAAAGACTGTTCCATGTCTTGCGCAAGACAGGAAACGCGCTTAGGGCGCGCGGGGGGCGCTGA